One stretch of Zootoca vivipara chromosome 8, rZooViv1.1, whole genome shotgun sequence DNA includes these proteins:
- the RIMS2 gene encoding regulating synaptic membrane exocytosis protein 2 isoform X10 — translation MGRQSAGGPGRSMLRSPSRSSLSASFEALAVYFPCMNSLEEEEEEAKKGGGEAGGKKLKSTVQRSTETGLAVEMRNWMTRQASRESTDGSMNSYSSEGNLIFPGVRLAADSQFSDFLDGLGPAQLVGRQTLATPAMGDIQLGMVDKKGQLEVEIIRARGLVVKPGSKTLPAPYVKVYLLENGVCIAKKKTKVARKTLEPLYQQLLSFEESPQGKVLQIIVWGDYGRMDHKSFMGVAQILLDELELSNMVIGWFKLFPPSSLVDPTLAPLTRRASQSSLESSTGPSYARS, via the exons ATGGGGAGGCAGAGCGCAGGCGGGCCGGGGCGCAGCATGCTGCGCTCGCCGAGCCGGAGCAGCCTCTCCGCCTCCTTCGAGGCGCTCGCAGTTTACTTCCCCTGCATGAactccctggaggaggaggaagaggaggcgaagaAAGGCGGCGGAG AAGCAGGTGGCAAAAAGTTAAAGAGCACAGTCCAGAGAAGCACAGAAACTGGGTTGGCTGTGGAGATGAGAAACTGGATGACACGTCAAGCCAGCCGGGAATCCACAGACGGCAGCATGAACAGTTACAGCTCAGAGGGGAA TTTAATTTTTCCTGGTGTGCGATTGGCTGCGGACAGCCAGTTCAGTGACTTTCTGGATGGACTTGGCCCTGCACAGCTTGTTGGTCGCCAAACACTGGCAACTCCAGCAATGG GTGATATCCAGCTTGGAATGGTGGACAAAAAGGGACAGTTGGAGGTGGAAATAATACGAGCCCGAGGCCTTGTTGTAAAACCAGGTTCAAAGACACTGCCAG CACCGTATGTAAAGGTGTATCTATTAGAAAATGGAGTCTGTAtagccaaaaagaaaacaaaggtggCAAGAAAAACGCTGGAACCTCTTTACCAGCAGCTGTTGTCATTTGAAGAAAGTCCCCAAGGGAAAGTTTTACAG ATTATCGTGTGGGGAGACTATGGACGCATGGATCACAAATCCTTTATGGGAGTGGCACAGATACTTTTAGACGAACTGGAACTATCCAATATGGTGATTGGCTGGTTCAAACTTTTCCCCCCTTCATCCCTAGTAGATCCAACTTTAGCCCCTCTTACAAGAAGGGCTTCCCAGTCGTCTCTTGAAAGTTCAACAGGACCTTCTTATGCTCGTTCATAG